A genomic stretch from Fodinibius salinus includes:
- a CDS encoding tetratricopeptide repeat protein, with the protein MNFEEQLEEGLALLHEGDYDHALDISHQLQKMDSESADGYHLEGMVFQKLNQWEKSITALDKAIEREDQKSGFYNLRGFANLQLENMDESIKDIDKAIELDDSAAAHRNKVLHMIMNDQGDEAITYLLDRIKQNPKDVENWILMGDLMQRAGQEAKAKTYYEQANKMAPENEYVQDQLAEM; encoded by the coding sequence ATGAATTTTGAAGAACAGCTTGAAGAAGGATTAGCCCTTTTGCATGAAGGTGATTATGATCATGCCCTCGACATATCGCATCAGCTACAGAAAATGGATTCTGAATCCGCCGATGGATATCACTTGGAGGGGATGGTATTTCAAAAGCTGAACCAGTGGGAAAAAAGTATTACAGCCCTGGATAAAGCTATTGAACGTGAAGATCAAAAAAGTGGCTTCTACAATCTTCGCGGATTTGCCAACCTGCAGCTAGAAAATATGGACGAGTCCATCAAGGATATTGACAAAGCTATAGAACTTGATGATTCTGCAGCTGCTCACCGTAATAAGGTGTTGCATATGATTATGAATGATCAGGGAGATGAAGCTATCACTTACCTTCTGGATCGCATCAAGCAGAATCCCAAGGATGTAGAAAATTGGATTTTGATGGGCGACCTGATGCAGCGAGCCGGGCAAGAGGCTAAAGCAAAAACCTATTACGAGCAGGCCAACAAGATGGCGCCAGAAAATGAGTATGTACAGGATCAACTTGCTGAGATGTAA
- the msrA gene encoding peptide-methionine (S)-S-oxide reductase MsrA produces MDNQNLEQATLGAGCFWCVEAVFQQLKGVTSVVPGYAGGQVQNPTYKQVCSGKTGHAEVARITFNPDVISYKQLLTVFWHTHNPTTKNRQGADVGTQYRSVIFYHNQQQKKVAIRLLDETDNSNLWDDPIVTDIEALSNFSEAEDHHHNYYKSNPNAGYCSAVIAPKLRKLHNKFPDLLKKEMTE; encoded by the coding sequence ATGGATAACCAAAATCTGGAACAAGCAACTTTGGGTGCCGGCTGTTTTTGGTGTGTTGAAGCAGTATTCCAACAGCTAAAGGGCGTAACATCGGTAGTGCCCGGCTATGCCGGCGGACAAGTTCAAAACCCCACTTATAAACAAGTTTGCTCTGGAAAGACAGGCCACGCCGAAGTAGCGCGTATCACTTTTAATCCCGATGTTATTTCATACAAGCAGCTACTCACTGTTTTTTGGCACACGCACAATCCTACTACTAAAAACCGACAGGGTGCCGATGTGGGCACCCAATATCGCTCGGTTATTTTTTATCATAATCAACAGCAAAAGAAAGTGGCGATACGGTTACTGGATGAGACAGATAATTCCAATCTTTGGGATGATCCCATTGTTACGGATATTGAAGCCCTTTCTAATTTTTCTGAAGCAGAAGATCATCATCACAACTACTACAAAAGCAATCCTAATGCCGGGTACTGCTCAGCTGTTATTGCTCCAAAATTGCGAAAGCTGCACAACAAATTTCCAGATCTTCTTAAAAAAGAAATGACGGAATAA
- a CDS encoding PAS domain S-box protein has product MSENNRYSFSDGTGKILNRGTVILFACASTDEFPLVSVSESAKNILGFSTSYLLERENGWSDRIHPDDKTAVFEGFEEVMSQGISIINEYRFKRKDGVYIWLRDELTLAEDSNGNEVVYGSSIDITERKKAELALKESQRKYQSIVNHINDIAYSLDSDGNITLLNSSWTERTGYSIDDCMGTAFWNYVHPEDRESIKSFFQSLIKNQGTAEKVFRIATADGEFYWAEVYAKCLTNGKETQVNGTIIDISDNLAYLDKKEKINQELDERVAQHTQELRSEIEERRRAETNIQQRLSYEQAISECSSLLLESSSPKALKETLEIMREVTNADRVYLYKNFKAGGELRIRLAVEACADGVIPNTKTDTSTQLAYSEIPWWHKQLSSGNIINTDIEDLPETEREILGAQGVKSVLAIPIRIEEEWYGYVGFADIKNKRSWKNNEIQFLKTAANIISAHEKRKKIEKSLVQQQNYTEAILDSLPSIYLLMDEDFEFEQWNHNAEEYTGYSTEEFSQLNVFDLVIPEDHEELKEGTERVKNHNNDKGRELRLQTKSGNAIPYYWRGHYIELDQQEYFLCVGIDITQQKETEKALLDEKRFNDALIESMPGIFYMINSDSKFHRWNQNLEDLLGYSSEELKSIGPVDVFDKEEFEQVDKKIKEVYEIGQSELEAEIVAKDGSKTPYYFTGRLFSRGGDEYLVGVGQDISEQKKAREQLKKSEELFRNLFLKAPAAIVMVDPDNNIQDVNESFEQLFGYEEEEIVGKDVDEELVPEQRMEEAPQFLDEEFIEKKFHIESQRLTKDGELIDVYVAPIPVYVDGTPIAAFGMYIDISEQKTYEKELQKSLEEKKMLLKEVHHRIKNNLAVVTGLIQLQLYETENPEVRATLEESESRIQTIGLIHEKIYNSQTLSGVSCEAYIGDLVETISKTNKMDKEVTISKSIDDIHLNTGQAVPFALLVNEIVTNSYKYAFEDQTEGKIKIDISREGDELHAEIRDNGKGLPDDFAEENVDSLGMTLVQNFINQLGAKGHFKNDNGTCLELSFEIEEPTTGPES; this is encoded by the coding sequence ATGAGTGAAAACAATCGCTATTCGTTTTCTGATGGAACAGGTAAAATTTTAAATAGAGGAACAGTTATTTTATTTGCCTGTGCCTCTACTGATGAATTTCCTTTAGTTTCAGTAAGCGAAAGTGCAAAAAACATTTTAGGTTTTTCTACTTCCTATCTATTAGAGCGGGAGAATGGGTGGTCTGATCGTATTCACCCCGATGATAAGACAGCTGTCTTTGAGGGATTCGAAGAAGTAATGTCCCAAGGTATAAGCATTATCAATGAATATCGGTTTAAGCGAAAAGATGGTGTTTATATTTGGTTACGGGATGAGCTTACCCTTGCCGAAGATTCCAACGGTAATGAGGTGGTTTATGGATCATCTATTGACATTACCGAGCGAAAGAAAGCAGAATTAGCACTAAAAGAAAGCCAGCGAAAATATCAGTCTATTGTCAATCACATTAATGATATTGCCTATTCGTTGGATAGCGATGGAAATATTACATTATTAAATAGCTCTTGGACCGAACGGACGGGTTACTCGATAGATGATTGTATGGGTACGGCTTTTTGGAATTATGTACACCCAGAAGATCGCGAAAGCATTAAAAGTTTTTTTCAATCGCTTATCAAAAACCAAGGAACTGCAGAAAAGGTTTTTCGTATTGCTACTGCTGATGGTGAATTTTATTGGGCCGAAGTGTATGCCAAATGCTTAACTAATGGTAAAGAAACCCAAGTGAATGGTACTATTATAGATATTTCCGATAACCTGGCTTATCTTGACAAGAAGGAAAAAATTAATCAGGAGCTTGACGAACGGGTAGCGCAGCATACGCAAGAGTTACGCAGTGAAATTGAAGAACGGCGGCGAGCGGAAACGAATATCCAGCAGCGACTTTCGTACGAACAGGCAATATCCGAATGTTCGAGCTTGCTGCTGGAAAGTTCTTCTCCTAAAGCGCTAAAAGAAACCTTGGAGATTATGCGTGAAGTTACCAATGCCGATCGTGTATATCTCTATAAAAATTTTAAGGCTGGCGGTGAGTTGCGCATACGACTGGCTGTAGAAGCTTGTGCAGATGGGGTCATTCCAAATACTAAAACTGATACATCTACACAGCTTGCCTATTCAGAAATACCATGGTGGCATAAGCAGTTGTCCAGTGGTAATATCATTAACACAGATATCGAGGATTTACCTGAAACAGAACGAGAAATTCTTGGTGCTCAGGGAGTAAAATCAGTTTTGGCCATTCCGATACGAATAGAAGAAGAGTGGTATGGTTATGTTGGTTTTGCGGATATAAAGAACAAGCGTTCATGGAAGAATAATGAGATTCAGTTTTTAAAAACAGCAGCAAATATTATTTCAGCCCATGAAAAGCGAAAAAAGATTGAAAAATCGTTAGTTCAACAACAAAACTATACTGAAGCAATATTAGACAGCCTGCCCAGCATTTATTTGTTAATGGACGAGGACTTTGAGTTCGAGCAATGGAATCACAATGCTGAGGAATATACCGGTTACAGTACAGAGGAGTTTAGTCAGCTCAATGTTTTTGACCTTGTGATTCCTGAAGATCACGAAGAACTGAAAGAAGGAACAGAGCGTGTCAAAAATCATAATAATGACAAAGGGCGGGAGCTTCGTTTACAAACAAAGTCGGGCAATGCTATTCCGTATTATTGGAGGGGACATTATATAGAATTGGATCAGCAAGAATATTTTTTGTGTGTTGGTATTGACATTACGCAGCAAAAGGAGACCGAAAAAGCACTTCTTGATGAAAAACGATTTAACGATGCGCTGATTGAAAGTATGCCTGGTATATTCTATATGATTAATTCTGACAGTAAATTCCATCGGTGGAATCAAAATTTGGAAGACCTGTTGGGCTATTCTTCGGAAGAGTTGAAGTCTATAGGACCAGTTGATGTCTTTGATAAAGAAGAATTTGAACAGGTTGATAAAAAAATAAAAGAGGTTTATGAGATAGGCCAGTCCGAATTAGAGGCAGAAATCGTAGCTAAAGATGGTTCAAAAACTCCATACTACTTTACCGGTAGGCTTTTTTCCAGAGGTGGCGATGAATATCTTGTTGGGGTAGGACAGGATATTTCGGAGCAAAAGAAGGCTCGGGAACAGCTCAAGAAGAGCGAAGAGCTTTTCCGGAATTTGTTTTTAAAAGCCCCGGCGGCCATAGTAATGGTGGATCCAGACAATAATATTCAAGATGTAAACGAAAGTTTTGAACAACTTTTTGGCTACGAGGAAGAAGAAATAGTAGGTAAGGATGTAGATGAGGAACTGGTGCCCGAACAGCGCATGGAAGAAGCTCCCCAGTTTTTAGATGAAGAATTTATTGAAAAGAAGTTTCATATAGAGTCACAGCGGTTAACAAAGGATGGAGAACTTATAGATGTTTATGTGGCGCCTATACCGGTTTATGTGGATGGGACCCCCATTGCTGCTTTTGGCATGTATATCGATATTTCTGAGCAGAAAACGTATGAGAAGGAGCTTCAGAAATCCCTTGAAGAAAAGAAGATGCTGCTTAAAGAAGTTCATCATCGTATAAAGAATAATTTAGCGGTAGTTACGGGGCTCATTCAGCTTCAATTGTATGAAACCGAGAATCCAGAAGTACGGGCTACACTCGAAGAAAGTGAAAGCAGAATTCAAACGATTGGTTTAATTCACGAAAAAATATATAACTCTCAGACATTGTCGGGGGTATCGTGTGAGGCATATATCGGGGATCTTGTTGAAACAATTAGCAAAACCAATAAGATGGATAAGGAAGTTACTATATCGAAAAGCATTGATGATATTCATCTAAATACTGGACAGGCTGTCCCCTTTGCGCTTTTGGTGAATGAGATAGTTACCAATTCATATAAATATGCGTTTGAAGATCAGACAGAAGGAAAAATTAAGATTGACATAAGCAGGGAAGGAGATGAGCTTCATGCCGAAATCAGAGATAACGGAAAAGGGCTGCCGGACGATTTTGCGGAAGAAAATGTTGATAGTTTGGGGATGACGCTGGTTCAAAACTTTATAAATCAGCTGGGAGCCAAGGGGCACTTTAAAAATGACAATGGTACTTGTCTGGAACTTAGCTTTGAGATTGAAGAACCCACTACAGGTCCGGAGTCATAA
- a CDS encoding OsmC family protein, giving the protein MSTHQAKITWQRKTEASFVDQNYSRKHQWIFNEGLTVPAAASAEVVPEHLTDGHALDPEEAFVASLASCHMLWFLSIAADAGYVINRYSDEAEGQMGKNKEGKLAITNVTLQPSVRFQENKKPDAKTFESLHHRAHERCYIAHSVKTEISINANMDRSS; this is encoded by the coding sequence ATGAGTACACATCAGGCAAAAATTACATGGCAGCGAAAAACGGAGGCTTCCTTTGTTGATCAAAACTACTCACGCAAGCATCAGTGGATATTTAATGAAGGACTAACCGTTCCCGCCGCCGCCTCTGCTGAGGTAGTCCCCGAGCATTTGACCGATGGACATGCTCTGGACCCCGAAGAAGCTTTTGTAGCATCACTCGCAAGCTGCCACATGCTTTGGTTCCTGTCGATAGCTGCAGATGCAGGATATGTTATCAATCGCTATTCTGATGAGGCCGAAGGACAAATGGGAAAAAATAAAGAAGGAAAATTAGCCATCACAAATGTTACATTACAACCAAGCGTACGCTTCCAGGAAAACAAAAAACCTGACGCAAAGACTTTTGAAAGTTTACATCACCGAGCCCATGAGCGCTGTTATATCGCTCATTCGGTAAAAACGGAGATATCAATTAATGCAAACATGGATAGATCTTCTTAA
- a CDS encoding DUF1801 domain-containing protein → MAKSTAETVEEYIQELPEFRRETIEKIRELILNNLPDGYEETMNWGMISYEIPLETYPDTYNNQPLNYLGLAAQKKHNALYLMSVYQDEELQDWLEEQFEEANKPMDMGRSCLRFQNINDLPLDAIATIIAKHTPEDFIAAYEETRK, encoded by the coding sequence ATGGCAAAAAGTACTGCAGAAACTGTTGAAGAGTATATTCAAGAACTTCCTGAATTTCGCCGGGAGACAATCGAAAAAATACGAGAGTTGATCCTTAACAACCTTCCTGATGGCTATGAGGAAACAATGAACTGGGGCATGATCAGCTATGAAATACCTCTCGAAACCTATCCCGATACCTACAACAATCAGCCGCTTAACTACTTGGGGCTTGCTGCGCAAAAAAAACACAATGCGCTGTATTTGATGTCAGTTTATCAGGATGAAGAACTGCAAGACTGGTTGGAAGAACAGTTTGAGGAAGCCAACAAGCCCATGGATATGGGGCGATCCTGCTTGCGTTTCCAAAATATTAATGACCTTCCGCTTGATGCCATCGCTACAATTATTGCCAAACATACACCCGAAGATTTTATTGCCGCATACGAAGAAACGCGAAAGTAA
- a CDS encoding tRNA-binding protein — MDTISWEQFQAVDLRVGTIIEADKFPEARKPAYKLTVNFGDEIGIKKSSAQITEHYTTEDLVGKQVIGVVNLPDKQIGPFMSECLVTGFYDENEDVILATPEDKLPNGKKLC, encoded by the coding sequence ATGGATACCATAAGTTGGGAGCAGTTTCAAGCCGTTGATCTACGGGTCGGAACTATTATTGAAGCGGACAAATTCCCTGAAGCGCGAAAGCCTGCCTATAAGCTAACAGTCAATTTTGGGGATGAAATTGGCATCAAGAAAAGCAGTGCGCAAATTACCGAGCATTATACTACCGAAGATCTTGTGGGGAAGCAGGTAATTGGAGTCGTAAATCTACCGGACAAACAGATTGGTCCCTTTATGTCGGAATGCTTGGTAACGGGTTTTTATGATGAAAATGAAGATGTAATTCTGGCTACCCCGGAAGACAAGTTACCCAACGGCAAAAAGCTCTGCTAA